In Chitinophaga nivalis, a single genomic region encodes these proteins:
- a CDS encoding SH3 domain-containing protein, with protein sequence MALQDKYKELIDAAKSAGTGNLQVREQDGVLHIDGEAPTGAVKDQLWDIYGKIDPNYLTGDVVMNINVATAVAGAKLKVVTESSNLNVRKGPGTDQPIVGKAAHGEIVSLISKQSDQWWLIRTDGGAEGYAYAQYLQPVE encoded by the coding sequence ATGGCATTACAGGATAAATACAAAGAGCTGATTGATGCTGCCAAATCTGCTGGTACCGGTAATTTACAGGTACGTGAACAGGATGGCGTATTGCACATAGATGGAGAAGCACCTACTGGTGCAGTGAAAGACCAGCTGTGGGATATCTACGGAAAAATAGATCCCAATTACCTGACCGGTGATGTGGTGATGAATATCAATGTAGCCACAGCAGTGGCCGGCGCTAAGCTGAAAGTAGTAACGGAATCTTCTAACCTGAACGTACGGAAAGGACCTGGTACCGACCAGCCTATTGTTGGTAAAGCGGCACACGGTGAAATCGTGTCCCTGATCAGCAAACAAAGCGACCAGTGGTGGCTGATCCGTACAGACGGCGGTGCAGAAGGGTATGCCTATGCGCAATACCTGCAACCGGTAGAATAA
- a CDS encoding TetR/AcrR family transcriptional regulator: MSKAAATRLNILQKAFELVYQNGYQGTSIDLILTQTKVTKGAFFYHFKNKEEMGLAMIREVMYPGMQTGLIQPLLEGEDPVTEIYTMMHGLLLENPFFQVKYGCPAINLIEEMAPLNADFHTALATLVLQWQEAIEKTLKKGKAAQQIRKEVNTAQVAFFVMSGYSGVRNLGKLYGQTCYHKYLKELKTYLKNLR; encoded by the coding sequence ATGTCAAAAGCTGCTGCCACCCGGCTGAATATTCTGCAAAAAGCATTTGAGCTGGTATACCAGAACGGTTACCAGGGAACCAGTATCGACCTGATTCTCACCCAAACCAAGGTGACCAAAGGAGCGTTCTTCTATCACTTTAAGAATAAGGAGGAGATGGGATTGGCCATGATCCGGGAGGTGATGTATCCAGGTATGCAAACCGGTCTGATACAGCCTTTGCTGGAAGGGGAAGATCCGGTAACAGAAATTTATACCATGATGCACGGACTGTTACTCGAAAATCCTTTTTTTCAGGTAAAGTATGGCTGTCCGGCTATTAACCTGATTGAAGAGATGGCCCCCCTGAATGCTGATTTTCATACGGCACTTGCTACGCTGGTATTGCAATGGCAGGAGGCGATAGAGAAAACACTGAAGAAAGGAAAAGCGGCGCAGCAGATCCGCAAAGAGGTGAATACTGCGCAGGTGGCCTTCTTTGTGATGTCGGGTTATAGTGGCGTAAGGAACCTGGGTAAATTATACGGACAGACCTGTTATCATAAATACCTGAAAGAATTAAAAACCTACCTCAAAAACCTCCGGTAA
- a CDS encoding DUF3817 domain-containing protein translates to MIQLLKTSVGRLRIIAFLEGVSLLILVFIAVPLKYYLHDPVLTKVMGPVHGMLFLLFVFNTLSVGVAQQWRFGTTTWKVLVACFIPFGTFYIDKKILRHQQV, encoded by the coding sequence ATGATACAGCTTTTAAAAACCAGTGTCGGCCGCCTGCGCATCATCGCTTTCCTGGAAGGCGTTTCACTACTGATCTTAGTATTCATTGCGGTACCGTTGAAGTATTACCTGCATGATCCTGTGCTGACCAAAGTGATGGGGCCTGTTCATGGTATGCTGTTCCTGTTGTTTGTGTTCAATACACTGAGTGTAGGCGTAGCACAGCAATGGCGATTCGGCACTACTACATGGAAAGTGCTGGTGGCGTGCTTTATTCCTTTCGGTACTTTCTATATCGACAAAAAAATTCTGCGGCATCAACAGGTATAA
- a CDS encoding bifunctional helix-turn-helix transcriptional regulator/GNAT family N-acetyltransferase yields MDFYNQLGQVAIGSRLRMLTDKITADAAGIYQLYGIDMQPKWFPVFYALSQGEEKTITGIAKEIRHSHPSVSKIIREMIKKGYVSEKKDTADGRKNVVRLSPKGRAITEKIKDSYTDVGAAIAAISAQSRHDLWQAIEEWEFLLEQETLLKRVKTQKLERENEKVQLIDYTPAYHAAFKALNEEWISTYFKMEAADYKALDNPDKYILDKGGFIIVALYEGQPVGVCALIKMKDPDYDYELAKMAVSPTVQGKGIGWLLGQAVLEKARAQGAAKVYLESNTRLKPAITLYHKLGFQKVVGRITPYERCNIQMECIL; encoded by the coding sequence ATGGACTTCTATAATCAACTCGGACAAGTAGCTATAGGCAGCCGGCTCCGCATGCTCACCGACAAAATCACAGCAGATGCTGCCGGTATTTATCAGCTGTATGGGATAGACATGCAACCCAAATGGTTCCCGGTATTTTATGCCTTATCACAGGGAGAAGAGAAAACCATTACCGGTATTGCCAAAGAGATCCGGCATTCCCATCCATCTGTCAGTAAAATTATCCGGGAGATGATTAAAAAGGGATATGTCAGCGAGAAAAAAGATACGGCAGATGGCAGGAAGAATGTGGTGCGGTTGTCGCCCAAAGGACGGGCTATCACGGAAAAAATCAAGGATTCCTATACAGATGTGGGCGCAGCCATCGCTGCGATATCTGCCCAAAGCCGGCACGACCTGTGGCAGGCCATAGAAGAATGGGAGTTTCTGCTGGAGCAGGAGACCTTACTCAAAAGAGTGAAGACCCAAAAACTAGAACGGGAAAATGAAAAAGTCCAGCTCATTGATTACACGCCCGCCTATCATGCTGCTTTTAAAGCATTGAATGAAGAATGGATTTCCACCTATTTCAAAATGGAAGCCGCCGATTATAAAGCGCTGGACAATCCGGATAAATATATCCTTGATAAAGGTGGGTTTATCATCGTGGCGCTGTATGAAGGTCAGCCGGTGGGCGTGTGTGCCCTCATCAAAATGAAGGACCCGGACTATGATTATGAGCTGGCCAAAATGGCGGTGTCACCTACGGTACAAGGTAAAGGTATTGGCTGGCTGCTGGGACAGGCAGTATTGGAGAAAGCACGTGCACAGGGTGCTGCCAAAGTATATCTGGAAAGCAACACCCGCCTGAAACCTGCGATTACACTCTATCATAAACTCGGTTTTCAGAAAGTAGTAGGGCGTATCACCCCTTATGAGCGCTGTAATATTCAGATGGAATGTATCCTGTGA
- a CDS encoding chorismate mutase, which yields MKKYLILVCLLSLGITARSQHQPAATTDSLSYYRQQIDALDSTLIVLLGQRMKVAENIGRYKIVHQLAVVQNNRFNEVLEKAVQTGAGQGLSEAFIKALYHNIHEESLRKQRELKK from the coding sequence ATGAAAAAATACCTGATCCTTGTATGTTTACTGAGCCTCGGCATCACCGCCCGCTCGCAGCATCAACCTGCTGCTACCACCGATTCCCTGTCTTATTACCGGCAACAGATTGATGCCCTGGACAGTACCCTCATTGTATTGCTGGGACAACGCATGAAAGTAGCGGAAAATATTGGTCGCTATAAAATCGTGCACCAGCTGGCAGTTGTGCAAAACAACCGGTTCAATGAAGTACTGGAAAAAGCCGTGCAGACCGGCGCCGGGCAAGGACTGTCAGAGGCCTTCATCAAAGCGTTGTATCACAACATTCATGAAGAAAGCCTGCGTAAACAACGGGAGCTGAAAAAGTAA
- a CDS encoding 4Fe-4S single cluster domain-containing protein, whose amino-acid sequence MPVLYIHDFIPSTAAEGPGQRACLWVQGCSVRCPGCMVPHTWDQRKGKATDTHTLAQTILAVPGIEGLTVLGGEPLDQAAALLPLLQTVKAVGLSLMLFSGYTKAQLQAEGCPDKQAIMDLCDIFVDGPYVQALTDFSRPWVGSSNQQIYFQTPTYQHLENKLSDIQNKVEIRIDENGGVKINGMLPAEKFRLLRQLAADLGKQEI is encoded by the coding sequence ATGCCGGTACTCTACATCCATGATTTTATTCCTTCCACTGCTGCAGAAGGTCCCGGACAAAGAGCCTGCCTGTGGGTACAGGGTTGCTCCGTCAGATGTCCCGGTTGTATGGTCCCACATACCTGGGATCAACGGAAAGGAAAAGCAACGGATACGCATACACTGGCACAAACCATACTGGCAGTTCCCGGCATTGAAGGGCTTACGGTATTGGGCGGCGAACCTTTGGACCAGGCAGCCGCCCTGTTGCCTTTATTACAAACCGTCAAGGCGGTGGGTCTCTCCCTGATGTTGTTTAGTGGGTATACCAAAGCGCAGCTGCAGGCGGAAGGCTGCCCGGACAAACAAGCCATCATGGACTTATGCGACATTTTCGTGGATGGCCCTTATGTGCAGGCGCTCACCGATTTTTCGCGCCCCTGGGTGGGTTCTTCCAACCAACAGATCTACTTCCAGACGCCCACCTATCAGCACCTGGAAAATAAGCTGTCGGATATCCAAAATAAAGTAGAGATCCGGATCGATGAAAATGGGGGTGTGAAAATCAATGGGATGTTGCCCGCAGAAAAATTCAGGCTGTTGCGGCAACTCGCTGCCGATCTGGGTAAACAGGAGATATAA
- a CDS encoding ComEA family DNA-binding protein, with protein MNFRKISGILVGILLGLVPFIGPLACCIYAFKKKKFRAVLLLVVTLLSQMAVAYINSRDIDKRDMAVTLFSASVHQRILTIKIPADGTISIAQLEDSITQRMEMTAAEYSRKQDDVAKGFVPLARSVLSDEENQHFQYYLMRLHKLYVNDLDSLRKAGHPAMSLADLPGSSQRNTVSHTRAFVSFYLTKELTAGGGWIAMLLLASYTMSIALCIVFFKNAFTGNQDSHTNNNGYTPVSTAPANNRYPPATDQEIAAILATDIPATPAAADMPPPLPTVDAVKINMAREEEIAPLPGIGTVQAMRIIQERQQHGFFISMDDFKNRMSLAERVYRNLADKIDFTVPQNGSNGPKGRVIEF; from the coding sequence ATGAATTTTAGAAAAATATCAGGCATATTAGTAGGTATCCTGCTGGGGCTTGTGCCTTTCATCGGGCCACTCGCCTGTTGCATTTATGCATTCAAAAAGAAAAAATTCAGGGCCGTATTATTACTGGTGGTGACCCTCCTTTCGCAGATGGCTGTGGCGTATATCAACAGCCGCGATATCGACAAGCGGGATATGGCCGTGACGCTGTTTTCCGCCAGTGTACACCAACGTATCCTGACGATCAAAATACCTGCCGACGGTACTATTAGTATAGCACAACTGGAAGATTCCATCACGCAACGTATGGAAATGACGGCCGCTGAGTATTCCCGGAAACAGGATGATGTTGCCAAGGGATTTGTTCCGCTTGCCCGGAGTGTACTCAGCGACGAAGAAAATCAGCATTTTCAATATTACCTGATGCGCCTGCATAAGCTGTATGTCAATGACCTGGATAGCCTGCGTAAAGCCGGGCATCCTGCGATGTCATTGGCCGACCTGCCAGGTAGTTCCCAACGCAACACCGTCTCCCATACAAGGGCATTTGTCAGTTTCTACCTGACCAAGGAACTGACGGCTGGAGGCGGCTGGATAGCCATGCTGCTGCTGGCATCTTATACGATGTCCATCGCGTTATGTATTGTCTTCTTTAAAAATGCCTTTACCGGTAATCAGGACAGCCACACTAACAATAACGGTTACACGCCTGTTAGTACGGCACCCGCGAATAACCGTTATCCACCTGCCACGGATCAGGAAATTGCCGCTATCCTGGCGACCGATATACCTGCCACACCGGCTGCCGCCGACATGCCTCCTCCCCTGCCTACCGTCGATGCGGTTAAAATCAATATGGCCAGGGAAGAAGAGATTGCCCCCCTGCCGGGTATTGGCACGGTACAGGCCATGCGCATCATCCAGGAAAGACAGCAACACGGCTTCTTTATCAGCATGGATGATTTTAAAAACCGGATGTCTCTGGCGGAAAGAGTTTATCGTAACCTGGCTGATAAAATTGATTTTACGGTGCCGCAAAACGGCAGCAACGGCCCTAAAGGACGTGTCATTGAATTTTAG
- a CDS encoding DUF2997 domain-containing protein — protein MANSKKIIISIDKAGYVKAEISGAKGAACKEYIALVEELVNGKAVDETLTAEYYQQETGQSNESPISNQQ, from the coding sequence ATGGCAAATAGTAAAAAAATAATCATCTCCATTGATAAAGCAGGGTATGTAAAAGCAGAAATTTCCGGCGCCAAAGGTGCTGCCTGCAAGGAATACATCGCCCTGGTGGAAGAACTGGTGAATGGTAAAGCCGTAGATGAGACGCTCACTGCGGAGTATTATCAGCAGGAAACCGGTCAGTCAAACGAATCTCCTATATCGAATCAGCAATAG
- a CDS encoding AAA family ATPase — protein MSAISPFSFLYRMPVNEFTTELSALVKARFPIIYIITWEEKRFIDTVKSMIRDTTLFSKPRAVWEWTVVDGFVKNDKPEKGDIKTAIRALEYVDQSNEDGIFILKDLYADLAAPHCDQAIIRKLKDLVWKIKGGDYLKTVIITGHDKFIPDALQKEILIKEFTLPSKEEIQQVLFSLIEQNKQNQRLRFDVDADNTVSKLCEAACGLTLNEAENAFALSIVQDGILDANDITTIAEEKKQIIHRNGLLEFSMPKLKMADIGGLENLKKWLEKRAASWSERARQYNIPAPRGVLITGLPGCGKSLTAKTVSTSWNVPLLRLDMGAVFSGLVGSSERNMRNVIQTAEAMAPCVLWIDEIEKAFSGVGSSGDSGTATRLFGTFLTWMQEKEKFVFVVATANNIDFLPPELMRKGRFDEIFFVDLPTSAERTIILQIHLKKRLNNATVLGNTVVDDTFLQALVEKTEGFTGAELEQVVVAGLFEAFSENRAITLDDFLTAIDNTVPLVVTQAEKIKAIREWANLRAVSATSMNHKVAYEREPATGAAAPKMPAPALSPRGGRSIEF, from the coding sequence TTGTCTGCTATTTCACCTTTCAGCTTCTTGTACCGTATGCCTGTGAATGAATTTACTACCGAATTATCTGCCCTTGTTAAAGCGCGCTTCCCTATTATTTATATCATTACCTGGGAAGAAAAACGTTTCATTGATACCGTAAAAAGTATGATCCGGGATACCACCCTGTTCAGCAAACCCCGGGCAGTATGGGAATGGACAGTTGTAGATGGTTTTGTCAAAAATGACAAACCGGAAAAAGGCGATATCAAAACCGCTATCCGGGCGCTGGAATACGTGGATCAATCCAATGAAGACGGCATCTTTATCTTAAAAGACCTGTATGCAGATCTGGCCGCTCCTCATTGTGACCAGGCGATTATCCGGAAACTGAAAGACCTGGTGTGGAAAATCAAGGGAGGTGATTATTTGAAAACGGTCATTATCACCGGACATGACAAATTTATTCCGGATGCACTGCAAAAGGAAATCCTGATCAAGGAATTTACCCTGCCCTCCAAAGAAGAGATCCAGCAGGTACTCTTTAGTCTGATTGAACAGAATAAACAAAACCAACGTCTGCGCTTCGATGTTGACGCAGATAATACTGTATCCAAACTATGTGAAGCTGCCTGCGGCCTCACCCTGAATGAAGCAGAAAATGCCTTTGCGCTTTCTATCGTACAGGATGGTATACTGGATGCCAATGATATCACCACGATTGCAGAAGAGAAAAAACAGATCATCCACAGGAATGGTCTGCTGGAATTCAGTATGCCTAAACTAAAGATGGCAGATATCGGCGGATTGGAAAACCTGAAAAAGTGGCTGGAGAAGCGCGCCGCATCCTGGTCGGAACGGGCCAGGCAATACAATATACCAGCGCCCCGGGGCGTACTCATCACCGGTCTGCCGGGATGTGGTAAAAGTCTGACCGCCAAAACAGTGAGTACTTCCTGGAATGTACCTTTATTACGGCTGGACATGGGCGCTGTATTCAGCGGTCTGGTAGGCAGCAGTGAACGGAATATGCGCAACGTGATTCAAACAGCAGAAGCCATGGCCCCCTGCGTATTGTGGATCGATGAAATTGAAAAAGCATTTTCCGGGGTTGGTTCTTCCGGCGACAGTGGTACGGCGACCCGGTTGTTTGGTACTTTTCTTACCTGGATGCAGGAAAAAGAAAAGTTTGTGTTTGTAGTCGCTACTGCCAACAACATTGATTTCCTGCCACCGGAGTTAATGCGGAAAGGACGTTTTGATGAAATATTTTTTGTAGATCTTCCCACCAGTGCTGAAAGAACGATCATCCTGCAGATTCACCTGAAGAAAAGGCTGAACAATGCCACCGTACTGGGCAATACCGTAGTGGATGATACTTTCCTGCAGGCACTGGTAGAAAAAACAGAAGGCTTTACCGGTGCGGAACTGGAACAGGTAGTGGTAGCTGGTTTGTTTGAAGCGTTTTCGGAAAACAGGGCCATCACCCTCGATGATTTCCTGACGGCTATCGACAATACAGTACCATTGGTAGTAACACAGGCAGAGAAAATAAAAGCGATCCGCGAGTGGGCGAACCTGAGAGCGGTTTCCGCTACCTCTATGAATCATAAAGTCGCCTACGAACGGGAACCCGCCACCGGAGCGGCAGCGCCTAAAATGCCAGCACCGGCTTTATCTCCCCGGGGTGGACGTAGTATAGAATTCTAA
- a CDS encoding D-2-hydroxyacid dehydrogenase family protein, with amino-acid sequence MKIAILDDYQHVVERLDCFQLLAGQDVLILHDTEKDPAVLAAKLKDREVLVLTRERTKINEALLSQLPALKLISQTGKIAPHLDLAACTRHQVLVAEGIGSPVAPAELTWILIMNTLRQVPAAIEGMKQGQWQINMGVTVQGKTIGIWGYGKIGKMIAGYAKAFGAKVLVWGSEASRENAVKDGYEKAATREDFFRQADVVSLHLRLNEQTTGIVKAADLSLMKPTAVLINTSRAELVEKGALLQCLQNGRPGFAGLDVYEEEPVYDTANALLHMPNVVCTPHLGYVEKDSYELYFGKAFENVLSYVNGHPVNIANPQG; translated from the coding sequence ATGAAAATAGCTATACTGGATGATTATCAGCATGTCGTAGAACGCCTGGATTGTTTTCAGCTGCTGGCAGGACAAGATGTTTTAATCCTGCATGATACAGAGAAAGATCCGGCAGTACTGGCAGCAAAACTGAAAGACCGGGAAGTGCTGGTACTGACAAGAGAACGCACGAAAATAAATGAGGCCTTGTTATCACAGTTACCCGCCTTGAAATTAATCAGTCAAACCGGCAAGATAGCGCCCCACCTGGATCTGGCGGCATGTACCCGGCACCAGGTGCTGGTGGCGGAAGGCATAGGTTCGCCGGTAGCCCCAGCGGAGCTTACCTGGATACTGATCATGAATACCCTCCGGCAAGTGCCGGCCGCTATTGAAGGCATGAAGCAAGGACAATGGCAGATTAATATGGGCGTAACCGTACAAGGTAAGACTATTGGTATCTGGGGATACGGAAAGATCGGTAAAATGATTGCCGGTTACGCCAAAGCATTCGGTGCAAAAGTATTGGTGTGGGGGAGTGAAGCCTCCCGTGAAAATGCGGTAAAGGATGGCTATGAAAAAGCGGCTACCCGGGAAGATTTCTTCCGTCAGGCAGATGTGGTTTCCTTACACTTGCGCCTGAATGAACAAACAACCGGTATCGTGAAAGCGGCCGATTTAAGTTTGATGAAACCGACAGCCGTATTGATTAATACATCCCGGGCAGAACTGGTTGAAAAAGGAGCCTTGCTGCAATGCCTGCAAAATGGCAGACCCGGATTTGCCGGGCTGGATGTATACGAAGAAGAACCGGTGTATGATACCGCGAATGCATTATTGCATATGCCAAATGTGGTGTGTACTCCCCATCTGGGTTATGTGGAAAAAGATAGCTATGAATTGTATTTCGGCAAAGCCTTTGAAAATGTGCTGAGTTATGTGAATGGCCATCCGGTGAATATTGCGAATCCCCAAGGATAA
- a CDS encoding amidohydrolase family protein: MTRSALITLLIILLAATTPAAAQSILLKNVTLIDGNGKRPQYHTDILINGDTIAAIGKGLQHRKATAIDLRGKTIMPALISTHVHIGILKDTLTAGVNYTRENILRQLKRYEDYGISHVLAMGTDRPMLFASGLRDSSQAGLLPGARLHSAGYGFTIPKGIPPAAAGMDLLFRPADAAAVTPLIDSVAGVHPAVIKMWVDDAGGRFPKMDSTIYQAIITRAHQRGIRVAAHLYTPEDARRLTAAGLDVFAHSVRSKEIDVLLLQEMKRKGVVYIPTLSLDVYNYSYAQDPYWLKDDFFKASLEPGVYGMITSAAYKEKIRKDPDLPKKIAASRMGLRNVKKVYKAGILVALGTDSGAFPERAQGFSEHLELELLVKAGLTPLEAIGVATKNAARVLKIDQTTGTLTRGKVADFIILAANPEKDIRHTRKIVAVYKAGKKVSDGPKL, from the coding sequence ATGACCAGATCTGCTTTGATAACCCTGTTGATTATTTTACTCGCCGCTACCACCCCCGCTGCTGCCCAAAGTATACTATTGAAAAATGTAACACTCATTGATGGTAACGGTAAACGTCCGCAATACCATACGGATATACTGATCAACGGCGATACTATTGCTGCCATCGGAAAAGGACTACAGCACCGAAAGGCTACCGCAATAGATCTCCGCGGTAAAACCATCATGCCCGCCCTGATCAGCACGCATGTACACATCGGTATCCTGAAAGATACGCTGACGGCCGGTGTGAACTATACCCGCGAAAATATTTTACGGCAACTGAAAAGATATGAAGACTATGGCATCAGTCATGTATTAGCCATGGGAACAGACAGGCCCATGTTGTTTGCTTCCGGCTTAAGAGATTCTTCGCAGGCAGGCTTATTGCCCGGCGCCCGGTTGCATTCGGCAGGATATGGCTTTACAATTCCCAAAGGTATTCCACCTGCGGCCGCAGGTATGGATCTGTTGTTCCGTCCGGCAGATGCAGCAGCGGTAACACCATTGATAGATAGTGTGGCCGGGGTACATCCTGCCGTAATAAAGATGTGGGTAGATGATGCCGGTGGCCGTTTCCCTAAAATGGATAGCACCATTTACCAGGCTATCATTACCCGGGCGCATCAGCGGGGGATCCGGGTAGCCGCTCATTTGTATACACCCGAAGATGCTCGCAGGCTGACTGCTGCCGGCCTTGATGTTTTTGCACACAGCGTGCGCAGCAAAGAAATAGATGTACTGTTGTTGCAGGAAATGAAACGTAAAGGCGTGGTATACATTCCTACTCTATCGCTGGATGTATACAATTATAGCTACGCACAGGACCCCTACTGGCTGAAAGACGATTTCTTCAAAGCATCGCTGGAACCGGGTGTATATGGTATGATAACCTCCGCTGCCTATAAAGAGAAGATCCGCAAAGACCCGGATCTGCCTAAGAAAATAGCTGCCTCCCGCATGGGATTGCGTAATGTGAAAAAGGTATACAAAGCAGGCATCCTGGTTGCCCTGGGAACAGATTCCGGCGCTTTCCCGGAACGGGCACAGGGTTTTTCGGAACACCTGGAGCTGGAATTGCTGGTGAAAGCTGGCCTGACACCGCTGGAAGCCATTGGCGTAGCAACCAAAAATGCGGCGCGGGTATTGAAGATCGACCAGACTACGGGAACGCTTACACGTGGTAAGGTAGCAGACTTCATTATCCTGGCTGCCAATCCCGAAAAAGATATCCGGCATACCCGTAAGATTGTAGCCGTGTACAAAGCGGGGAAAAAAGTCAGCGATGGGCCCAAGTTGTAG